Proteins encoded in a region of the Desulfobotulus mexicanus genome:
- a CDS encoding GAF domain-containing sensor histidine kinase: MEKDQNLLQTLSKITNISKDETLDDHHKLQNLLQTLRELIGAEKASIMFKRGNRFLEVVAATRLEIIGLRQPLSCNSPSCWVIRNKKPLYMDKDTKNPGVSFKGGYKTDAFFLAPIFSANKVMGVLSMTDKDGDGSFSLKDRETILQLAGIIISSIENNSLNDRLKKQRHQLEKKNRQLKEYEKIRQEFFNLLVHDLKAPIAEIVANLDILSYTTTEENLSFVESAQSSCNTMFRMISNLLDITRLENRMLKLIPEHLDATDLLEEALSMIHGQARMKQITLKNETKEAASPLFIGDRGLLLRVFQNLFANAIQYSPEGSTIRTGYEVRESKILFYVDDEGPGIAPEDRDKIFDKYMQVGKRDYVIQGHSTGLGLNFCRLAMQAHKGNIFMESSLSGGSSFRFTLPLIQEEKHF, encoded by the coding sequence ATGGAAAAAGACCAGAACCTTCTGCAAACCCTTTCCAAAATCACAAACATATCAAAAGATGAAACCCTTGATGATCATCATAAACTACAAAACCTTCTGCAGACATTACGTGAACTCATCGGAGCCGAAAAGGCCTCCATCATGTTCAAAAGGGGAAACCGCTTTCTGGAAGTGGTTGCAGCAACCCGCCTTGAAATTATCGGTCTCCGCCAACCCTTAAGCTGTAACAGCCCTTCCTGCTGGGTCATCCGCAATAAAAAACCCCTGTACATGGATAAAGACACAAAAAATCCAGGAGTTTCTTTTAAAGGCGGTTATAAAACCGATGCCTTTTTTCTTGCCCCAATTTTCTCAGCAAACAAGGTCATGGGCGTTCTTTCCATGACAGACAAAGACGGAGACGGCAGTTTCTCCCTCAAAGACAGAGAAACCATACTGCAACTTGCCGGTATTATTATCAGCTCCATTGAAAATAACAGCCTGAACGACCGTCTCAAAAAACAAAGACACCAACTGGAGAAAAAAAACAGGCAACTGAAGGAATATGAAAAAATCAGGCAGGAATTTTTTAACCTTCTGGTGCATGACCTTAAGGCACCCATCGCTGAAATTGTTGCCAATCTGGATATCCTTTCCTACACAACAACGGAGGAGAACCTCTCCTTTGTGGAATCAGCCCAATCCAGCTGCAACACCATGTTCCGGATGATTTCCAATCTGCTGGACATCACCCGCCTTGAAAACAGAATGCTTAAACTAATTCCTGAGCATCTGGATGCGACCGACCTGCTGGAGGAAGCCCTTTCCATGATCCATGGCCAGGCAAGAATGAAACAAATCACCCTGAAAAATGAAACAAAAGAAGCAGCCTCTCCCTTATTCATTGGAGACAGAGGACTGCTGTTACGGGTATTTCAGAATCTCTTTGCCAATGCCATTCAGTATTCTCCTGAAGGCAGCACCATCCGGACAGGATATGAGGTCAGAGAATCAAAAATTCTCTTCTATGTGGACGATGAAGGACCCGGCATTGCACCGGAAGACAGGGATAAAATTTTTGACAAATACATGCAGGTGGGAAAAAGGGATTATGTAATTCAGGGACACTCCACCGGCCTTGGACTAAACTTCTGCCGCCTTGCCATGCAAGCCCACAAAGGCAATATTTTTATGGAAAGCAGTCTTTCGGGCGGCAGCAGTTTCCGCTTTACCCTTCCCCTGATACAGGAAGAAAAGCATTTTTAA
- a CDS encoding hotdog domain-containing protein, whose translation MNIQTHQSMDTRLCGVPERVENGTALLTMPTLDCMVADASGLIHGGFLFGLADHAAMLAVNHPNVVLGESTCRFLKPVILGDVVLAEAKIIHSKGKKYEVAVSLRVSSKIVFSGNFICFTPEKHVLAGNGNNQ comes from the coding sequence ATGAATATTCAAACCCACCAGAGCATGGACACCCGACTCTGCGGCGTCCCGGAACGTGTTGAGAATGGAACAGCCCTGCTGACCATGCCAACCCTGGACTGTATGGTTGCTGATGCCAGTGGACTTATCCACGGAGGATTTCTTTTTGGCCTTGCCGACCATGCCGCCATGCTGGCGGTCAATCATCCAAATGTGGTTTTAGGAGAAAGCACATGCCGTTTTCTGAAACCCGTGATTCTGGGAGATGTTGTGCTGGCCGAAGCAAAAATCATCCATAGCAAAGGGAAAAAATACGAGGTGGCTGTTTCCCTTAGAGTATCTTCAAAAATCGTATTTTCCGGAAATTTTATCTGCTTTACACCTGAAAAACACGTACTGGCCGGGAACGGCAACAATCAGTAA
- the hcp gene encoding hydroxylamine reductase: MFCNQCEQAAKGVGCDKIGVCGKTGEVAALQDLLIHAVKGLSQVAVEGRRVGVTDPKVNRFTSEAIFSTLTNVDFDEKRFENLILECERFKKSLEADVKAAGGTVPGTDTSWIQKLVARLTGNGGDFKILPTLPMKARDLASMTALGETVGLLDGPDTNPDLRSIKQIVVFGLKGVAAYADHAAILGQEDEAVYAFIHEAMAATLNPDLSADELLGLALKCGEVNLRAMELLDAANTGRYGHPVPTPVPLGQKKGKAILVSGHDLKDLELLLQQSEGKGIFVYTHGEMLPCHAYPGLKKYGHFYGHYGTAWQNQAKEFDAFPGAILMTTNCIQKPKVSYQENLFTTGLVGFPGVRHIADKDFTPVIEKALALPGFAEDVAAKEVLTGFARNAVLSVAGTVVDAVKSGAIRHFFLVGGCDGARPGRNYYTELVEKIPADCMVLTLACGKFRFFDKDLGKIGDLPRLLDIGQCNDAYSAIQIAVALADAFECGVNDLPLSMILSWYEQKAVAILLTLLHLGIKDIRLGPSLPAFITENVLGVLVEKFGIRPIADTPDEDLKTILG; encoded by the coding sequence ATGTTCTGTAATCAGTGTGAGCAGGCAGCTAAAGGTGTGGGATGTGATAAGATCGGTGTATGTGGCAAAACAGGAGAGGTTGCGGCCCTGCAGGATCTTTTGATCCATGCCGTCAAAGGACTTTCTCAGGTTGCAGTGGAAGGCAGAAGGGTAGGGGTGACGGACCCGAAGGTGAACCGCTTTACTTCAGAGGCCATCTTTTCCACCCTGACCAATGTGGATTTTGATGAAAAACGCTTTGAAAATCTGATTCTGGAATGCGAGCGTTTCAAAAAAAGCCTTGAGGCCGATGTGAAAGCAGCCGGTGGAACAGTTCCTGGTACGGACACCTCATGGATTCAGAAACTGGTTGCCCGCCTGACCGGTAATGGAGGGGATTTTAAAATCCTTCCCACCCTGCCCATGAAGGCCCGTGACCTTGCATCCATGACCGCTCTGGGAGAGACCGTAGGGCTCCTTGATGGCCCGGATACCAACCCGGATCTTCGTTCCATTAAGCAGATTGTGGTTTTTGGTCTGAAGGGGGTTGCTGCCTACGCGGATCATGCAGCCATTCTGGGGCAGGAAGATGAGGCGGTATATGCCTTTATCCATGAGGCCATGGCTGCCACCCTGAACCCGGATCTTTCTGCGGATGAGTTGCTGGGACTGGCCCTCAAGTGCGGGGAAGTGAATCTTCGGGCCATGGAATTGCTGGATGCGGCCAATACCGGTCGTTACGGGCATCCTGTGCCCACTCCCGTTCCTCTGGGGCAGAAAAAGGGCAAGGCCATACTTGTTTCCGGCCATGATTTAAAGGATCTGGAGCTTCTTCTGCAGCAGAGTGAAGGCAAGGGGATTTTTGTTTATACCCATGGGGAGATGCTTCCCTGCCATGCCTATCCCGGTCTTAAAAAGTATGGTCATTTTTATGGACACTACGGTACCGCATGGCAGAATCAGGCCAAAGAATTTGATGCCTTTCCCGGTGCCATTCTCATGACCACCAACTGCATCCAGAAGCCAAAGGTCAGTTATCAGGAAAACCTTTTCACCACAGGTCTTGTGGGTTTTCCCGGTGTGCGGCACATTGCGGATAAGGATTTTACTCCTGTCATTGAAAAGGCGCTGGCCCTTCCGGGATTCGCGGAAGATGTAGCCGCTAAGGAAGTGCTCACGGGCTTTGCCCGGAATGCCGTCCTTTCCGTTGCCGGAACCGTTGTGGATGCGGTAAAATCCGGAGCTATCCGTCATTTCTTCCTTGTGGGTGGCTGTGACGGGGCCAGACCCGGCCGGAACTATTATACGGAGCTTGTGGAGAAAATTCCTGCGGACTGTATGGTGCTGACCCTTGCCTGCGGCAAGTTCCGGTTTTTTGATAAGGATCTCGGTAAAATCGGTGATCTTCCAAGGTTACTGGATATCGGGCAGTGCAATGATGCCTACTCTGCCATTCAGATTGCCGTGGCTCTGGCCGATGCTTTTGAGTGCGGCGTGAATGATCTGCCCCTTTCCATGATTCTCTCATGGTATGAGCAGAAGGCCGTGGCAATCCTTCTGACCCTTTTACATCTGGGCATTAAGGATATTCGCCTTGGACCTTCATTGCCTGCCTTTATTACGGAAAATGTGCTGGGTGTTCTGGTGGAGAAATTTGGTATCCGGCCCATTGCTGATACGCCGGATGAAGATCTGAAAACCATTCTCGGATAA
- a CDS encoding hybrid sensor histidine kinase/response regulator — MKTILIVDDNPANLGILFHCLDQSGYRTLVAQDGKTALKMAKLSRPNMILLDVIMPDMDGFTTCQTLKADPDTRDIPVIFMTALTDTADKLTGFQAGAVDYICKPFQQEEILARIHLHMMLQEQKNQLLRINREKEKILSVVAHDLKAPFSSVLGFLGLLTEGYNDYTEKEKKRFLAHAHGSTLKLYQMLEKLLDWARTGSGFNEWQPEILDLTSLIHSTVSLFKENADKKNIHIRGKIPKTLYLFADANMMASVLRNLVSNAIKFTDTGGQITITAKQSSAGTEIRISDTGTGMNEQTVASLLSGSCGKSTPGTTGECGTGLGMVICREFIEKNKGTLAIESEPSKGSIFILTFPPYPSRTSAR, encoded by the coding sequence ATGAAAACCATACTCATTGTTGACGACAATCCTGCCAATCTGGGAATTCTTTTTCACTGTCTGGACCAGAGCGGCTACCGTACACTGGTGGCACAGGATGGTAAGACGGCCCTCAAAATGGCTAAATTATCCCGGCCCAACATGATACTTCTGGATGTTATCATGCCGGATATGGATGGATTCACAACATGTCAAACCCTGAAAGCAGATCCGGATACCCGGGATATCCCTGTCATCTTCATGACAGCCCTCACGGATACGGCAGATAAGCTGACAGGATTTCAGGCCGGAGCCGTGGACTACATCTGCAAACCCTTTCAGCAGGAAGAAATACTGGCCCGCATCCATCTGCACATGATGCTGCAGGAACAGAAAAATCAGCTCTTACGCATCAACAGGGAAAAGGAAAAGATCCTTTCAGTTGTTGCCCATGACCTCAAAGCACCCTTCAGCAGTGTTCTGGGATTTTTAGGACTGCTGACGGAAGGCTATAATGATTACACGGAAAAAGAAAAAAAACGTTTTCTTGCCCATGCCCACGGCTCCACCCTCAAACTTTACCAAATGCTGGAAAAACTGCTGGACTGGGCCCGAACAGGCAGCGGCTTTAACGAATGGCAACCGGAGATACTGGATTTAACAAGCCTGATCCATTCGACAGTTTCCCTTTTTAAGGAAAACGCAGACAAAAAAAATATCCATATCCGTGGTAAAATTCCAAAAACCCTGTATCTCTTTGCTGATGCCAACATGATGGCATCGGTACTGCGCAACCTCGTTTCCAATGCCATCAAATTTACGGACACCGGGGGCCAAATCACCATCACCGCAAAGCAGAGCTCTGCGGGGACAGAAATACGTATCAGCGATACAGGCACAGGAATGAATGAACAGACCGTGGCTTCTCTACTTTCCGGCTCCTGCGGTAAATCCACCCCAGGTACCACAGGTGAGTGCGGCACAGGCCTTGGCATGGTGATATGCAGGGAATTCATAGAAAAAAACAAAGGAACACTTGCCATCGAAAGTGAACCCTCCAAAGGCAGCATCTTTATCCTTACCTTTCCACCATACCCTTCCAGGACTTCTGCCCGCTGA
- a CDS encoding SUMF1/EgtB/PvdO family nonheme iron enzyme: MNLNLTLKGIDLAFDNLPYRNPNAPKYRLIQAIRKHYSTEEDLTRIHGIPTENLIAEIWETGEDAQAIRSRIKNFASLRTAINADLKKMMEEDKNPEGVIIGKNNTFEMDNSMREKLLQTVSGMVSGDNGQMSISRLYELINIVKDFLDRREKGVDDPDGKELQELKNLLESIDAPGTETPEPDTGAGEEDSGAEDESEPETIEMDEDEELQDTEEIEDDIETIEIDDDEELQDTEEIEDDIETIEIDDDEELQDAEEIDEDIETIELDEDEELQDAEEIDEEIETIEIDDDEELQDAEEIDEDIETIELDDDEELQDAEEIDEDIETIEMDEDEELQDAEEIDEDIETIELNDDEELQDAEEIDEDTETIELDDDEELQDAEEIDEDTETIEMDEDEELQDAEEIDEDTETIELDDDEEPGDSEGGDLVELGEDEELMDEDDEIPEIEDNDSAPLMDLLDDDEVEEVEVDGELDPDLFEELVEPEEEAPEEEEKEEAPDLGLSFGSDEDFSEYDPDDMEKNRLLSERFDGYLGAMERFYNQYPLVDQGSFRVGSPNPGKLERRETKIQLKDFYIGRFPVTNALFEVFVERTGYRTTAEKMGYGTVFQPRFRKVKDPDTGEMKAQWVAETGSKRIDGAAWYAPEGPGSSIHLKRNHPVVQISIEDARRFAAWIGKRLPTEDEWEAAARTAKGLPYPWGETWNPEASNVETTGIGETTAVDTFTKGQNDFSLMDLTGNVLEWTQSPMEGLSQNVSQIPFFIAKGGSFITAGEPTLWARYPLRPDFTANILGFRCLVD; the protein is encoded by the coding sequence ATGAACCTGAATCTTACCCTGAAAGGCATTGATCTGGCCTTTGACAATCTGCCTTATCGCAATCCCAATGCGCCAAAGTACCGCCTTATACAGGCCATACGTAAACATTATAGCACTGAGGAAGACCTTACACGCATCCATGGAATCCCCACAGAAAACCTTATTGCAGAAATATGGGAGACAGGAGAAGATGCACAGGCTATCCGAAGCCGCATAAAAAATTTTGCAAGCCTGCGTACCGCCATCAATGCCGACCTTAAAAAAATGATGGAGGAAGATAAAAACCCGGAAGGTGTTATCATAGGAAAAAACAATACCTTTGAAATGGATAACAGCATGCGGGAAAAGCTCCTGCAGACCGTATCAGGCATGGTTTCCGGAGACAACGGCCAGATGTCCATCTCACGTCTTTATGAACTAATCAACATTGTGAAGGATTTTCTGGACCGTCGGGAAAAGGGCGTGGATGATCCCGATGGCAAGGAACTACAGGAGCTTAAAAATCTGCTGGAAAGCATTGATGCCCCCGGAACAGAAACTCCTGAACCAGACACGGGCGCTGGCGAAGAAGACAGTGGAGCAGAAGACGAATCTGAACCGGAAACCATAGAGATGGACGAAGACGAAGAGCTGCAGGACACTGAAGAAATCGAAGATGACATCGAAACCATAGAGATAGACGATGATGAAGAGCTACAGGACACTGAAGAAATCGAAGATGACATCGAAACCATAGAGATAGACGATGATGAAGAGCTGCAGGACGCTGAAGAAATCGATGAGGACATCGAAACCATAGAACTGGATGAAGACGAAGAGCTGCAGGACGCTGAAGAAATAGATGAAGAAATCGAAACAATAGAGATAGACGATGATGAAGAGCTGCAGGACGCTGAAGAAATAGATGAGGACATCGAAACCATAGAGCTCGATGATGACGAAGAGCTGCAGGACGCTGAAGAAATCGATGAAGACATCGAAACCATAGAGATGGACGAAGACGAAGAACTGCAGGACGCTGAAGAAATAGATGAGGACATCGAAACCATAGAACTGAACGATGATGAAGAGCTGCAGGACGCTGAAGAAATCGATGAAGACACTGAAACCATAGAGCTCGATGATGACGAAGAGCTGCAGGACGCTGAAGAAATCGATGAAGACACTGAAACCATAGAGATGGACGAAGACGAAGAGCTGCAGGACGCTGAAGAAATCGATGAAGACACTGAAACCATAGAGCTCGATGATGACGAAGAGCCGGGAGATTCAGAAGGTGGCGATCTGGTGGAGCTGGGTGAGGATGAAGAACTCATGGATGAAGATGATGAAATTCCTGAGATAGAAGACAATGATTCTGCCCCGCTGATGGATCTGCTGGATGATGATGAGGTGGAAGAAGTTGAGGTGGATGGCGAACTGGACCCGGATCTTTTTGAAGAGCTTGTGGAACCCGAAGAAGAAGCCCCTGAAGAAGAGGAAAAGGAAGAGGCACCGGATCTGGGACTGAGCTTTGGCAGTGACGAGGATTTCAGCGAGTATGATCCCGACGACATGGAAAAAAACCGCCTTTTATCCGAACGCTTTGACGGCTATCTGGGTGCCATGGAACGTTTTTACAACCAGTATCCTCTAGTGGATCAGGGCAGCTTCCGGGTAGGCTCTCCCAACCCAGGAAAACTGGAACGCAGGGAAACGAAAATTCAGCTTAAGGATTTTTATATCGGTCGTTTCCCCGTAACCAATGCCCTGTTTGAGGTCTTTGTGGAACGAACAGGCTACCGTACCACAGCGGAAAAGATGGGCTATGGTACGGTTTTCCAGCCCCGCTTCCGTAAAGTCAAAGACCCCGATACCGGAGAAATGAAAGCCCAATGGGTTGCAGAAACAGGAAGCAAGCGCATTGATGGAGCTGCATGGTATGCACCGGAAGGGCCCGGATCCAGCATACACTTAAAGCGCAACCACCCTGTGGTACAGATCAGTATCGAAGATGCCCGACGCTTTGCCGCATGGATAGGAAAAAGGCTTCCCACGGAAGATGAATGGGAGGCGGCTGCCCGCACAGCAAAGGGCCTGCCCTATCCATGGGGAGAAACATGGAATCCTGAGGCTTCCAATGTGGAAACCACAGGCATTGGGGAAACCACAGCCGTGGATACCTTTACGAAAGGTCAGAACGATTTTTCCCTGATGGATCTTACGGGCAATGTACTGGAATGGACACAAAGCCCCATGGAAGGTCTAAGCCAGAATGTCTCCCAGATTCCTTTTTTCATCGCCAAGGGGGGCAGTTTCATTACGGCAGGAGAACCTACCCTCTGGGCCCGCTATCCCCTCCGGCCGGACTTTACCGCCAACATTCTGGGATTCCGCTGCCTTGTGGACTAA
- a CDS encoding type I DNA topoisomerase has translation MSDSTDALTVVRAHFDEVLMDHIHTIVDMDALPPGLILNISTIASLVVLMEREAEIDEFSESPPERYTRESFLVDIRDIGLGTDIGILSGLNPLLDSGLVTEVEDGRLKAGITAQKMMQVVNTLFPGMQGMNFVAYTVQTIDEVVSDRKDLHDAKRFFLQTLKMHSLAGQVSELSKDRMGDQKKGTFVSKAKKPASAEWNRNVLQKLSRLRSQRGAFKSEDLNIREVFGVESAKEIPEQMPEPPLSEAEINSFEAPAVAEPVEEPSAPAVPEPEEEMPPIAAVQEVVEEPPSAPAVPEPEEESPPIAAVQEVVEEPPSAPAVPEPEEESPVLSSSAVVSEPIETAAETSSLSDQEEDDEPEILGDDDIEARIAAFEDNLALTCPMCKNGKLQVNKTEKGKVFYDCSLTSCHFISWSQPFHYPCPTCANPFLVAFVTKEGNEGLKCPRATCDYSQDARMNPEEFQRKKKKKRKIVRRVKRKS, from the coding sequence ATGTCTGATTCCACAGATGCCCTTACGGTTGTACGAGCCCATTTTGATGAAGTCCTTATGGATCATATTCATACAATCGTTGATATGGACGCTCTGCCTCCCGGCCTGATTCTGAATATTTCCACCATTGCTTCCCTTGTTGTGCTTATGGAGCGGGAGGCTGAAATTGATGAGTTTTCTGAATCTCCACCCGAACGGTATACCAGGGAAAGTTTTCTCGTGGATATTCGGGATATAGGCCTTGGTACGGATATCGGTATTCTTTCCGGTCTGAATCCCCTTCTGGATTCAGGTCTTGTCACCGAAGTCGAAGACGGAAGGCTGAAGGCCGGGATTACGGCGCAGAAAATGATGCAGGTGGTGAATACCCTATTCCCGGGTATGCAGGGTATGAATTTTGTTGCCTATACGGTTCAGACTATAGATGAAGTGGTTTCCGATCGCAAGGATCTCCATGACGCCAAACGGTTTTTTCTTCAGACACTGAAAATGCACTCTCTTGCAGGGCAGGTATCGGAGCTTTCTAAGGACAGGATGGGAGACCAGAAGAAGGGTACCTTTGTCTCTAAAGCCAAAAAACCGGCTTCTGCGGAATGGAACCGCAATGTTTTGCAGAAACTTAGCCGTCTTCGCAGTCAGCGGGGTGCATTTAAAAGCGAAGATTTGAATATCAGGGAAGTTTTTGGTGTTGAATCAGCAAAAGAGATCCCGGAACAGATGCCGGAGCCCCCACTGTCTGAAGCGGAAATAAATTCCTTTGAAGCTCCTGCGGTGGCAGAACCTGTGGAAGAACCTTCAGCACCTGCAGTGCCGGAGCCTGAGGAAGAGATGCCTCCAATAGCGGCAGTACAGGAAGTTGTGGAAGAACCTCCTTCAGCACCTGCAGTGCCGGAGCCTGAGGAAGAGTCGCCTCCAATAGCGGCAGTACAGGAAGTTGTGGAAGAGCCTCCTTCAGCACCTGCAGTGCCGGAGCCTGAGGAAGAGTCGCCTGTACTATCATCTTCAGCGGTTGTTTCTGAACCCATTGAAACGGCCGCTGAGACTTCTTCCTTATCTGATCAGGAAGAAGATGATGAGCCGGAAATCCTTGGTGATGATGATATTGAAGCAAGGATTGCTGCCTTTGAAGACAACCTTGCTCTTACCTGCCCCATGTGTAAAAATGGAAAGTTGCAGGTTAATAAAACAGAAAAGGGTAAGGTTTTTTATGATTGTTCACTTACAAGTTGCCATTTTATAAGCTGGTCCCAGCCTTTTCATTATCCATGTCCGACCTGTGCGAATCCTTTTCTGGTGGCTTTCGTCACGAAGGAAGGAAATGAAGGTCTGAAGTGTCCCCGGGCCACTTGTGACTATAGCCAGGATGCCCGCATGAATCCGGAAGAATTTCAGCGGAAGAAAAAGAAAAAGCGTAAGATTGTCCGAAGGGTTAAGCGGAAAAGTTAA
- a CDS encoding ParA family protein: MLSLTMHSILCFLNHNRDTGKTATVRNLAAAMALSGRPALVVFSEDNLVFSEEEKYFPFHSGILEDYQIPALFYMKADTLTAGETLTVVKIREKLTAVLDVLAPETVVFWDTPSALSAETRTALLLSSGVFIPLGLEGEAFDRLGPSLGLLEWVRRERQEPLPLMGMIPVCARPDQALSLIFSGPAHKLFRAKMAPVPIPEDFCVKRAESMGRPVFCEDLLSPAASAYQMLSRWISSCII, translated from the coding sequence GTGCTATCTTTAACAATGCATTCTATTTTATGTTTTCTTAACCATAACAGAGATACGGGTAAAACTGCAACGGTAAGGAATCTTGCTGCAGCCATGGCCCTTTCAGGAAGACCAGCACTGGTGGTTTTTTCAGAAGATAATCTCGTTTTTTCTGAGGAAGAAAAATATTTTCCTTTTCATTCCGGAATTCTGGAAGATTATCAGATACCTGCTTTGTTTTACATGAAAGCTGATACCTTGACAGCAGGGGAAACCTTGACAGTTGTAAAGATAAGAGAAAAGCTGACAGCTGTGCTTGATGTCTTAGCACCGGAAACCGTTGTTTTCTGGGATACACCCTCTGCACTTTCCGCAGAGACACGGACGGCCCTCTTGCTTTCCAGTGGTGTTTTTATTCCCCTTGGTCTGGAGGGGGAGGCTTTTGATCGTCTGGGACCCAGTCTCGGGCTTCTGGAGTGGGTACGCAGGGAAAGGCAGGAGCCTCTGCCTCTTATGGGTATGATTCCGGTGTGTGCCAGGCCGGATCAGGCTTTATCCCTTATCTTTTCCGGGCCGGCCCATAAACTGTTCAGGGCAAAGATGGCTCCTGTTCCCATTCCCGAAGATTTTTGTGTTAAAAGAGCTGAGTCCATGGGAAGACCTGTTTTTTGTGAAGATCTTTTATCCCCTGCGGCCTCTGCTTACCAAATGCTTTCCAGGTGGATATCTTCTTGCATTATTTGA
- a CDS encoding ATP-binding protein: protein MRQTGNYSRPLPIPGNREASLLAEGFNHLILEIQEKDKALFQHRATLQQKIMDRTLSLMAANTTLTRLNMKLQEMQERDINLSRHKKKLEEKVVERTLALTKTNARLANLNKEHLEAKKRADDASFAKSAFLASMSHELRTPLNGILGYAQLLHRDGERLGPKDQERIQVIQQCGEHLLRMINDILDLSKIEAGKMDLTLQAFNLASFIKSTAGMAGNRAKEKGLLMKVSMADDLPPTVIGDEHRLRQVLLNLLGNAVKFTEKGYVHLSVKIKNGLISFNVSDTGIGIPEKDLPFIFKPFSQVESIRKKPEGTGLGLAISQYLIRMMGGIIEVKSQLEKGSQFSFAILLPESMQNINTEKKISLSGALMGYRRTDKNTAPLRILIVDDVRENRSFLADFFSPLGFIMDEAESGEQAIEICESMPPDIILMDLIMPGMDGFETTETILELLGKDAPPVIAVSASATPDVREKCMTLGCAAFISKPVQMQRLFEVLCKHLPMIWISETNSETDTLIPEILFPDETKIQELMDLVKQGDISAITEWCQSNNMCTQYKAFTGYVEELAGQFRIRELSRWLNHHGKIQKDVANQP from the coding sequence ATGAGACAGACAGGAAATTATTCCCGTCCCCTACCCATCCCCGGAAACAGGGAAGCCTCTTTGCTGGCCGAAGGATTTAACCATCTTATCCTTGAAATTCAGGAAAAAGATAAGGCCCTGTTTCAACACAGAGCCACGCTGCAGCAGAAAATCATGGACCGCACACTATCCCTGATGGCCGCCAACACCACCCTGACACGCCTGAACATGAAACTGCAGGAAATGCAGGAAAGGGATATCAACCTTTCACGCCACAAGAAAAAACTGGAAGAAAAGGTTGTGGAACGTACCCTTGCACTCACCAAAACCAATGCCAGACTGGCTAATCTGAACAAAGAACATCTGGAAGCAAAAAAAAGAGCCGATGATGCAAGTTTTGCCAAAAGTGCCTTTCTTGCAAGCATGAGCCATGAGCTCAGAACCCCACTAAACGGTATTCTGGGATACGCCCAACTGCTGCACCGGGACGGAGAAAGGCTGGGGCCCAAAGACCAGGAACGCATTCAGGTTATACAGCAATGCGGAGAGCATCTCCTGCGCATGATCAACGACATTCTGGACCTCTCCAAAATTGAAGCCGGAAAAATGGATCTCACCCTGCAAGCTTTTAACCTTGCTTCTTTTATCAAAAGCACGGCGGGCATGGCCGGAAACCGGGCAAAAGAAAAAGGGCTGCTCATGAAAGTATCCATGGCCGATGATCTACCGCCCACGGTCATTGGAGATGAGCACAGACTCCGGCAGGTTCTCTTGAATCTCTTAGGAAATGCAGTCAAATTCACGGAAAAGGGATATGTGCATCTTAGCGTGAAAATAAAAAATGGCCTGATTTCTTTTAATGTATCAGATACGGGTATAGGAATCCCTGAAAAGGATCTGCCTTTTATTTTCAAACCCTTCTCTCAGGTGGAAAGTATTCGCAAAAAACCAGAAGGAACGGGCCTCGGCCTTGCCATCAGCCAGTACCTCATACGCATGATGGGTGGCATCATTGAAGTAAAAAGTCAGCTGGAAAAAGGCAGTCAGTTCAGCTTTGCTATCCTCCTGCCAGAGTCCATGCAAAATATTAACACAGAAAAAAAGATTTCACTTTCCGGCGCACTTATGGGATACAGACGTACGGATAAAAACACAGCCCCCTTACGTATCCTGATCGTCGATGATGTCAGGGAAAACCGGTCCTTTCTGGCGGACTTTTTCTCTCCACTGGGCTTTATAATGGATGAAGCCGAAAGCGGTGAGCAGGCCATAGAAATCTGCGAATCCATGCCGCCGGATATCATATTAATGGACCTCATCATGCCGGGAATGGATGGTTTTGAGACCACAGAAACCATCCTTGAACTTTTAGGTAAGGACGCTCCGCCAGTTATTGCAGTTTCCGCCAGTGCAACACCAGATGTCCGGGAAAAATGCATGACCCTTGGGTGTGCAGCCTTTATTTCCAAGCCAGTTCAGATGCAAAGGCTCTTTGAGGTTCTCTGTAAGCATCTTCCCATGATCTGGATTTCTGAAACCAACTCCGAAACAGACACCCTCATTCCTGAAATCCTGTTTCCGGATGAAACGAAAATTCAAGAGCTTATGGATCTTGTAAAACAAGGTGATATTTCTGCCATCACAGAGTGGTGCCAAAGTAATAATATGTGTACCCAATATAAAGCCTTTACAGGTTATGTGGAAGAACTTGCAGGCCAGTTCCGTATCAGGGAGTTGAGCCGATGGCTTAACCACCACGGCAAAATCCAGAAAGACGTCGCTAACCAGCCATGA